The bacterium genome has a segment encoding these proteins:
- a CDS encoding CsgG/HfaB family protein produces the protein MRRMKAVCGGVATLLMLMMLAGNLLGQTAQMKKRIAVFSFEDKTNHQYHWWSGQPVGEGMADMLITELVKSGRYQVLERTEIQKVMSEQALGQSGAVTQESAAKVGQLLGVELAVIGAVTEFGWSEGNMGGSLAKKGLGLGVKTTSATVAVDVRLVNTSTGEILAAENVRKSESKKGLSLNTNAFDFDNRDKFDESIVGKATRQAIDEIVQKIDENMANVKWQAKVIKADAQVFINAGAASGIENGQQLLVFRAGEELVDPDTGASLGSEETQIGVIEVVNNNVGNGKASICKIISGNGFQRNDIVRMK, from the coding sequence ATGCGCAGGATGAAAGCGGTCTGTGGGGGAGTTGCAACATTGCTGATGCTCATGATGCTGGCCGGCAACCTGCTGGGTCAAACGGCTCAGATGAAGAAACGTATCGCGGTGTTTTCCTTCGAGGACAAAACCAACCACCAATACCACTGGTGGAGCGGACAGCCGGTCGGCGAAGGGATGGCTGACATGTTGATCACCGAGCTGGTCAAAAGCGGCCGCTACCAAGTGCTCGAACGTACCGAGATCCAGAAGGTCATGAGCGAACAGGCCCTCGGCCAGTCCGGTGCCGTTACCCAGGAGAGCGCCGCCAAGGTCGGCCAGCTGCTGGGTGTCGAGCTCGCTGTCATCGGCGCTGTCACCGAATTTGGCTGGTCAGAAGGCAATATGGGCGGCAGCCTGGCCAAAAAAGGGCTGGGCCTTGGTGTAAAGACAACCTCCGCCACCGTGGCCGTCGATGTCCGCCTGGTGAACACGTCGACGGGGGAGATCCTCGCAGCGGAGAATGTGCGCAAATCAGAATCGAAAAAGGGCCTATCGCTCAACACCAATGCCTTTGATTTCGACAATCGCGACAAGTTCGATGAATCGATCGTGGGCAAGGCCACCCGCCAGGCCATCGACGAGATCGTCCAAAAGATCGATGAGAACATGGCCAACGTCAAATGGCAGGCCAAGGTGATCAAAGCCGATGCCCAGGTCTTCATCAATGCCGGCGCAGCATCGGGCATCGAAAATGGCCAGCAGCTGCTGGTTTTCCGCGCTGGCGAAGAGCTGGTCGATCCCGACACCGGCGCCTCACTGGGTTCGGAAGAGACTCAGATAGGCGTGATCGAGGTGGTCAACAACAACGTTGGCAACGGCAAAGCCTCGATTTGCAAGATCATCAGTGGCAACGGCTTCCAGCGCAACGATATCGTGCGCATGAAATAG
- a CDS encoding FlgD immunoglobulin-like domain containing protein: MRRTVTLFMLVLLSAGAARSAEQLQDRLQQDLQAGRITRAQSLACQLIAAEDPQLLPPLYQAYGRESLGCPTLIAAEARALLPDLAAAEQALLIPLLSRPSADRLPLSMVTAEGHFRIHYTLSGSDSSTTAFVEEAGRAFEFVYTLLTTGMGFNAPPADEGIDGPELDIYMMRFSAYGETRFENPVAGSAGLRYYSYIVIDSRFKGGSYATQGIDALHVTAAHEFFHMLQGGYRYFPSTTMDSRFLFEASSTWFEDVAYPEVNDYLQYVRSLYLAPNRPFHVYSSATYGLGIYIQMLQQQYSTRIVRSIWNGLREREPLDALDGALQASGSDLGRSLASFSIWNAYTASHADTAHYFKDGLLFPEITPLQSLVLSDPLIISNAASELETQYYTISIPGGGRYTIRPSMANPSHWIYTLVVFDPGVASRSYTIAGNTPLTFGPVGMNTELRLTVINTQWPVAGRGQTDADYTYEISPPAATTEMEAGIVRTLPSPFKPVQDGRLQIQFYTPSPVEEATLYIFTERGAVIHAQTMRNLPRGMNCHFWDGRDAIGHPAAGGIYLCAITGIGPFKPHKFALLR, translated from the coding sequence ATGAGACGAACTGTAACGCTATTCATGCTGGTCCTGCTCTCGGCCGGCGCTGCTCGCTCCGCGGAGCAACTGCAGGATCGGTTGCAGCAGGATCTTCAGGCCGGCCGCATCACCCGAGCCCAGAGCCTCGCCTGTCAGCTCATCGCTGCCGAGGACCCGCAGCTCCTGCCGCCGCTCTACCAAGCGTACGGCAGGGAGAGTCTGGGGTGTCCGACTCTGATCGCCGCCGAAGCGAGGGCGCTGCTGCCGGATCTGGCCGCTGCAGAACAGGCGCTGTTGATTCCGCTGCTGAGCCGCCCCTCTGCCGACCGTTTGCCGCTTTCCATGGTCACGGCGGAGGGTCATTTCCGGATTCACTATACCCTTTCCGGGAGTGATTCATCCACCACGGCCTTCGTCGAAGAGGCGGGAAGGGCTTTCGAGTTCGTGTACACCCTGCTCACGACCGGCATGGGCTTTAATGCTCCGCCCGCGGATGAGGGGATCGACGGGCCAGAACTGGATATTTACATGATGCGCTTTTCCGCCTATGGCGAAACCCGCTTTGAGAATCCCGTTGCCGGCTCGGCGGGCTTGCGCTACTACAGTTATATCGTCATCGACAGCAGATTCAAGGGGGGTAGCTACGCGACCCAGGGGATCGATGCCCTGCATGTCACCGCCGCTCACGAGTTTTTCCACATGCTGCAGGGAGGCTACCGCTATTTTCCCTCCACCACCATGGATTCCCGCTTTCTCTTTGAAGCCTCATCCACTTGGTTTGAAGATGTCGCTTACCCAGAGGTCAATGATTACCTGCAGTATGTACGCAGCCTTTATCTCGCGCCGAATCGGCCGTTTCATGTTTATTCCTCGGCCACCTATGGACTTGGCATCTATATCCAGATGCTCCAGCAACAATATAGCACTCGGATCGTCCGCTCGATCTGGAACGGCTTGCGCGAGCGGGAGCCCCTCGACGCCCTCGATGGTGCCTTGCAAGCGTCCGGCAGTGACCTCGGAAGATCCCTGGCGAGCTTCAGCATCTGGAATGCCTACACCGCCAGCCATGCCGACACGGCGCACTATTTCAAAGATGGTCTCCTCTTCCCGGAGATCACACCGCTGCAGTCGCTGGTGCTAAGCGATCCCCTCATCATCAGCAACGCCGCTTCTGAACTGGAGACGCAGTATTACACCATCTCGATTCCCGGTGGCGGCCGCTATACCATTCGCCCCTCCATGGCCAACCCTTCGCATTGGATCTACACCCTGGTCGTGTTTGATCCAGGCGTTGCATCGCGCAGCTACACGATCGCCGGTAATACGCCACTGACCTTCGGACCGGTCGGCATGAACACCGAACTCCGGCTGACGGTGATCAATACCCAGTGGCCAGTCGCCGGCAGGGGCCAGACGGATGCCGACTATACGTATGAAATCTCGCCACCTGCAGCTACCACCGAGATGGAGGCTGGCATCGTTCGGACGCTGCCCTCACCGTTCAAACCGGTCCAGGATGGGAGGCTGCAAATCCAGTTCTATACGCCGTCACCGGTAGAGGAAGCCACGCTGTATATTTTCACCGAACGAGGCGCGGTGATCCACGCCCAAACCATGCGCAATTTGCCGCGCGGCATGAACTGCCATTTTTGGGACGGCCGCGATGCAATCGGTCATCCCGCTGCAGGGGGTATTTACCTCTGCGCCATTACGGGAATTGGCCCTTTCAAGCCACACAAATTCGCGTTGCTGCGGTGA
- a CDS encoding tetratricopeptide repeat protein encodes MKPSVSILAVVGLILAFLAVGCGPKPIKEASVQDTPEKHYDRGMYEFDRGNLNSAQSEFERALALNPNFAEAFAGQAIILATQGDYKKAYELADKSISKNGKSIEPYIIKGRILSMERKGDDWVEKAVKQFDKALEINPSSAKALFFKAEAYKDGLQFGDAVNTYSKVIALKGDYAGQADRAWEQVQKIQRAAPGTKVGAKIALIDEIDRADVAVLFMDELKLMDLISKKRVPTYDTGFKAPEDPTAMKTAAAASEAAATDIDTHWAKSWITEIVKAKGMELFPDHTFRPDDKITRVDYAMLLQNVLIMATGDESLATKYIGQPSRFPDVNASNYAYNAICLMVDRGIMKADKMTGAFDVKAHVSGADALLIIRDFQNALRMTF; translated from the coding sequence ATGAAACCAAGCGTATCAATTCTGGCAGTTGTCGGCTTGATTCTGGCGTTTCTGGCCGTGGGCTGCGGCCCCAAGCCCATCAAGGAGGCATCGGTTCAGGATACCCCGGAAAAACATTACGACCGCGGCATGTATGAATTCGACCGCGGTAATTTGAACTCCGCGCAGTCCGAGTTCGAACGCGCCCTGGCCCTCAATCCCAATTTCGCCGAAGCTTTTGCTGGACAGGCCATCATTTTGGCTACCCAGGGGGATTATAAGAAGGCCTACGAGCTCGCCGATAAATCCATCTCCAAGAACGGCAAATCCATCGAACCCTACATCATCAAGGGCCGCATACTCAGTATGGAACGCAAGGGGGACGATTGGGTCGAAAAGGCCGTCAAGCAGTTTGACAAAGCACTCGAGATCAATCCCTCCTCCGCCAAAGCCCTCTTTTTCAAGGCCGAAGCCTACAAGGATGGCTTACAGTTCGGTGATGCCGTGAACACCTACAGCAAGGTCATCGCCCTCAAGGGCGACTATGCCGGTCAGGCGGACCGGGCCTGGGAACAGGTGCAGAAGATCCAGCGCGCCGCTCCCGGCACCAAGGTGGGTGCCAAAATCGCATTGATCGACGAAATCGATCGCGCCGATGTCGCTGTGCTTTTCATGGATGAATTAAAACTGATGGATCTCATCAGCAAGAAGCGTGTACCGACGTATGATACCGGATTCAAGGCACCTGAAGATCCCACCGCCATGAAAACCGCCGCCGCTGCATCCGAGGCAGCGGCGACCGATATCGATACCCATTGGGCCAAGAGTTGGATCACGGAAATTGTCAAAGCCAAAGGCATGGAACTCTTTCCCGACCATACCTTCCGCCCAGATGACAAGATCACCCGCGTGGATTACGCCATGTTGCTGCAAAATGTCCTGATCATGGCCACGGGAGATGAGAGTCTGGCGACCAAATATATCGGCCAGCCCTCGCGTTTCCCGGATGTCAATGCCAGCAACTATGCCTACAACGCCATCTGCCTCATGGTCGATCGCGGCATCATGAAAGCGGACAAAATGACCGGGGCCTTTGATGTCAAAGCCCATGTATCGGGCGCCGACGCTCTGCTGATCATTCGGGATTTTCAGAATGCTCTGCGCATGACTTTTTGA
- the der gene encoding ribosome biogenesis GTPase Der, which translates to MKKRPVVALVGRPNVGKSTLFNRIIRRREAIVDDQPGVTRDRKYQPAEWAGVAFDLIDTGGYVASSKDIFEEAIREQVHYAVEEADVILFVTDVTTGITAQDEEIAHLLQRDHARVIVTVNKVDNEIREADLGEFYRLGLGDPIPVSAMAGRNMGDFLDALIALLPRKETPRDEEHGQSVRIAILGRPNVGKSSYVNAILGVDKQIVTPIPGTTRDAIDTQFRYKERTLILIDTAGLRKRARVHENIEYFSTVRSYQALERCDIALVLVDATQAIADQDQKILQAANDAGKGIVLGINKWDAVEKESQTARKFEADIRDAIKDLAYIPMMFISALEKQRIFKVLDLALAVYDECQKMIPTPELNRFLQAAVEKNHPAAYGTKWVKLNYITQTKANPPVFVIFTNEPRGIKQNYRNYLENQLRAQFGFMGVPIRLAFRLKN; encoded by the coding sequence ATGAAAAAAAGACCCGTTGTTGCCCTCGTCGGCCGCCCAAATGTCGGTAAATCCACACTCTTCAACCGCATCATCCGCCGGCGCGAAGCCATCGTTGATGATCAGCCGGGCGTCACCCGTGACCGCAAGTATCAGCCTGCGGAGTGGGCCGGCGTGGCTTTCGATCTGATTGACACCGGTGGCTACGTCGCCAGCAGCAAGGATATTTTTGAGGAGGCGATCCGCGAGCAGGTCCACTATGCCGTCGAGGAGGCCGACGTCATCCTTTTCGTCACCGATGTGACCACCGGGATCACCGCGCAGGATGAGGAGATCGCTCACCTGCTGCAGCGGGATCACGCCCGGGTGATCGTGACTGTCAACAAGGTGGACAACGAGATTCGCGAAGCCGATCTGGGTGAATTTTACCGCCTCGGGCTTGGCGATCCCATCCCCGTCTCCGCCATGGCCGGCCGCAACATGGGCGACTTTCTCGACGCCCTCATCGCCCTTCTGCCCAGAAAAGAGACGCCGCGCGATGAGGAGCACGGACAGTCTGTCCGCATCGCCATCCTAGGCCGGCCCAACGTTGGTAAATCCTCCTATGTCAACGCCATCCTCGGCGTCGACAAGCAGATCGTCACCCCCATTCCCGGCACCACCCGTGATGCGATCGACACCCAATTCCGCTACAAGGAACGGACCCTCATCCTCATCGATACCGCTGGCTTGCGCAAGCGCGCCCGAGTCCATGAGAACATCGAGTATTTCAGCACGGTGCGCAGCTATCAAGCCCTCGAACGCTGCGATATCGCCCTGGTCCTCGTCGATGCCACCCAGGCGATCGCCGATCAGGATCAGAAGATCCTCCAAGCGGCCAATGACGCGGGCAAAGGGATCGTCCTCGGAATTAACAAGTGGGATGCCGTGGAAAAAGAGTCCCAGACGGCGCGCAAGTTCGAAGCGGACATCCGTGATGCGATCAAAGACCTCGCCTATATCCCGATGATGTTTATCTCCGCGCTCGAAAAACAGCGCATCTTTAAAGTGCTGGATCTGGCGCTGGCGGTCTACGATGAATGTCAAAAAATGATCCCAACCCCGGAACTCAACCGTTTTCTCCAAGCTGCCGTCGAGAAGAACCACCCTGCAGCATACGGAACCAAGTGGGTCAAATTGAACTACATCACCCAAACCAAAGCCAATCCCCCGGTCTTTGTTATTTTCACCAACGAACCGCGCGGCATCAAGCAGAATTACCGCAATTATCTCGAAAACCAGCTCCGCGCCCAGTTTGGCTTCATGGGCGTGCCAATCCGGCTGGCATTCCGACTGAAGAACTGA
- a CDS encoding zf-HC2 domain-containing protein, giving the protein MIQRHPHALLTLYVEGNLPRRQERGVAAHLARCPACSAAVAAMHPLREALQRLPKPTPPPYLARRIMARYDALQRRASFWNGFEAIPRLFQPAVVALLLLITFLLLWPARQESIYEQATKTYAAVYESNGSWTALANDEDALRFVLNQPGEPLQESDHDR; this is encoded by the coding sequence ATGATCCAGAGACATCCCCACGCTCTGCTGACGCTTTATGTGGAGGGGAACCTGCCCAGGAGACAGGAGCGTGGTGTTGCAGCCCATCTGGCGCGTTGTCCCGCCTGTTCGGCAGCGGTTGCTGCGATGCATCCACTCCGGGAGGCCCTGCAGCGTCTCCCCAAGCCCACGCCTCCCCCCTACCTGGCCCGGCGAATCATGGCCCGATACGATGCGCTGCAAAGGCGGGCAAGCTTCTGGAACGGCTTCGAGGCCATTCCACGGCTTTTCCAGCCCGCTGTCGTTGCGCTGCTCCTGCTCATCACCTTCCTGTTGTTGTGGCCGGCGCGCCAGGAAAGCATCTACGAGCAGGCAACAAAAACCTACGCGGCGGTCTACGAGAGCAATGGCAGCTGGACCGCCCTCGCCAACGATGAAGACGCCCTGCGTTTCGTGCTGAATCAGCCAGGAGAACCACTTCAGGAGAGCGACCATGACCGGTAA
- a CDS encoding sigma-70 family RNA polymerase sigma factor produces MAYVDEQYELIRAAQDGDRDAVSRLVSIHTRELYSLLLYLCGNRSLAEDLTQETFLRALQALKKYQFRAPFRAWLFRIAVNLYRDERRRHQVRKPVEHDVSDEENMHLYTADPGPDAVAEHNEQVQALHKALALLPRTLRTVVVMRDLQELSYTEIGEALGWPTGTVKSRLFRARKELAALLQPFMEEPS; encoded by the coding sequence ATGGCTTACGTTGATGAGCAGTATGAGTTGATCAGGGCCGCGCAGGATGGCGACCGGGATGCGGTCTCCCGGCTGGTATCAATTCATACGCGTGAGCTCTACAGCCTTCTGCTCTATCTATGCGGCAACCGGAGCCTGGCGGAGGATTTGACTCAGGAGACCTTTTTGCGGGCGTTACAGGCTCTGAAAAAATACCAGTTTCGTGCACCTTTTCGGGCCTGGCTCTTTCGCATTGCTGTCAATCTTTACCGGGACGAACGCCGCCGCCATCAAGTGCGCAAACCGGTCGAGCACGATGTGTCCGATGAAGAGAACATGCACCTTTACACGGCCGATCCCGGACCGGATGCGGTGGCCGAACACAACGAACAGGTTCAGGCGCTGCACAAGGCCCTGGCGCTTTTGCCACGCACCTTGCGTACAGTCGTCGTCATGCGGGATTTGCAGGAGCTGAGCTATACCGAGATCGGAGAGGCCCTGGGCTGGCCTACTGGCACAGTCAAATCGCGTCTTTTCCGCGCACGCAAGGAGTTGGCCGCCCTTTTGCAGCCTTTTATGGAGGAGCCATCATGA
- the ybgF gene encoding tol-pal system protein YbgF: MKRRYYSAVVLALLISAALAPGQEKGSAQPKNSKIGLGFNVGLQKPYCDVLHTGAGLAGEFMMRYLLGNYFDFSLAFGYGTLNDGFSYNTFVTDVLSGDIKANIHLSRPGSTNPYLFIGAGFTNSSYTRNKPWAIGSQEFSDKRTSAGAFIYGGGVEFMITPQVALNTFMDYRFSNSDALDGAELGKYKDGYLNARVGLTYYLSPRSGKTKVEREDLLALQQGKSNSGTERSGGDSSMNMFEAKLDKMESGDAELSMEQYVRLKSRVDELNQLITIKETELDELRSTLDFKNQRIADLETTLQRSTPIGDTLSGGFSYNYEEALRAFYARDYNKAASIFSSLLTGYPNHTLASNCQYWIGECFFALRDYQQASAAFQAIFNYQNTTKKDDATLMLGRCFFALNDKTNARDYFQAVIDKYPGSEYIEKARQWLRRL, translated from the coding sequence ATGAAACGCCGTTACTATTCTGCCGTTGTACTGGCTTTGCTGATTTCAGCTGCCTTGGCTCCGGGCCAAGAGAAAGGCTCTGCCCAACCCAAAAACAGCAAGATCGGCCTCGGCTTCAATGTTGGTCTGCAAAAACCCTATTGCGATGTACTGCACACTGGAGCAGGCCTGGCTGGTGAGTTCATGATGCGCTATCTCCTCGGCAATTATTTCGATTTTTCGCTTGCCTTCGGCTATGGCACCCTGAACGACGGATTCAGCTATAATACTTTCGTCACCGATGTCCTCTCGGGCGATATCAAGGCCAATATCCACTTGAGCCGCCCCGGCTCCACCAATCCCTATCTCTTCATCGGCGCTGGTTTTACCAATTCTTCCTACACCCGTAACAAGCCCTGGGCGATCGGCTCCCAGGAGTTCAGCGACAAGCGCACCTCGGCAGGCGCTTTCATCTATGGCGGCGGCGTGGAATTTATGATCACCCCGCAAGTCGCCCTCAATACCTTCATGGACTACCGCTTTAGCAACAGCGATGCCCTCGATGGCGCCGAACTCGGCAAATACAAGGATGGCTACCTTAACGCCCGTGTCGGACTGACCTATTACCTCAGCCCGCGTTCCGGCAAGACCAAAGTAGAACGCGAAGATCTCCTCGCCCTACAGCAGGGCAAATCCAACTCGGGCACGGAACGATCAGGCGGCGACAGTAGCATGAACATGTTCGAGGCCAAACTGGATAAAATGGAGTCCGGAGACGCCGAACTGAGCATGGAGCAATATGTACGGCTTAAATCCAGGGTTGACGAACTCAATCAGCTGATCACCATCAAGGAGACCGAGCTCGATGAGCTGCGCTCCACCCTCGATTTTAAAAATCAACGCATCGCCGACCTCGAAACAACGCTGCAGAGGTCCACACCGATAGGGGATACGCTCAGCGGCGGGTTTTCTTATAACTATGAGGAAGCCCTGCGGGCCTTTTACGCACGCGATTATAACAAGGCTGCCTCCATCTTCAGCAGCCTGTTGACCGGCTATCCCAACCACACTCTTGCCAGCAATTGCCAATACTGGATTGGAGAATGCTTTTTCGCCCTCCGCGATTATCAGCAAGCTTCCGCTGCCTTCCAGGCAATCTTTAATTATCAGAACACCACCAAGAAGGATGACGCGACTCTGATGCTAGGACGCTGCTTCTTTGCACTCAACGACAAAACCAACGCTCGGGATTATTTCCAGGCCGTGATCGACAAATACCCCGGCAGCGAATATATCGAAAAAGCCCGGCAATGGCTGAGACGACTCTAA
- a CDS encoding FecR family protein: MVGSCKHPFNGWMTALLLLLMVLPVLAEKVGTITFLLGAADDIRIQSAATSTWTPAKLKGSVMDGDLIQTRIESRCEITMLDGTIIRIGENSSFHFVDVNLKTRVRTLRAEMPEGNAWINAASAKPGKKDFQLKAPTAVCAIRGTIYRVAADSVTTCKVYDGKVEVGPVSAWSVKMPRQQQSGPPQEVSGPKQIPGPFEVSLEQWQQIVRGQQIVVRKDGKFAKSPIDEKSDAADDWVKWNKQLDAKARP, translated from the coding sequence ATGGTTGGTTCCTGCAAACACCCTTTCAACGGCTGGATGACCGCACTGCTGCTGCTCCTGATGGTGCTGCCGGTTCTGGCCGAAAAAGTCGGCACCATCACCTTTCTGCTCGGGGCAGCGGATGACATCCGGATCCAGTCAGCGGCGACCTCCACCTGGACTCCCGCCAAGCTCAAGGGCAGCGTCATGGACGGCGACCTTATCCAGACGCGGATCGAATCACGCTGTGAAATCACCATGCTGGACGGGACGATCATCCGCATCGGTGAGAACAGCAGTTTCCACTTTGTCGACGTAAACCTCAAGACCCGGGTGCGCACCTTGAGGGCGGAGATGCCGGAAGGCAATGCCTGGATCAATGCGGCCAGCGCCAAGCCGGGTAAAAAGGACTTTCAGCTCAAAGCCCCAACGGCCGTTTGCGCCATTCGCGGCACCATCTATCGCGTCGCGGCCGACAGCGTAACCACCTGCAAGGTCTATGACGGCAAGGTGGAGGTGGGCCCGGTCTCGGCCTGGTCGGTAAAAATGCCTCGTCAGCAGCAGAGCGGTCCCCCGCAAGAGGTATCCGGACCGAAGCAGATTCCCGGCCCCTTCGAAGTCAGCCTGGAACAATGGCAGCAAATTGTCCGCGGCCAGCAGATTGTTGTCCGCAAGGATGGCAAATTTGCCAAATCACCCATCGATGAAAAGAGCGATGCCGCCGACGACTGGGTGAAATGGAACAAACAACTGGATGCCAAGGCCAGACCGTAA
- a CDS encoding DUF512 domain-containing protein has translation MKISVVHDSSPAARLGLLPGDELLRIDNHEIRDPIDFQFYSAEEEYSLVLRRGTREWRVEVSPEESGWLGLEFANMEYRCCGNRCVFCFVDQNPSGLRDALYFKDEDFRLSFLYGNYVTLTNVTGDHLARIVEQRLSPLYISVHSTEDDVRRKMLGLRGNDRLMEKIALLAEGGIELHAQIVLCPGWNDGLHLERTLTDLARFSPAVRSVAIVPLGLTGHRVGLTPLQPVTPADAAAVLDQEKAWERRFRAKQGSAFVYLADEFYLLSGRPLPRAARYDDFFQIENGVGMTRHFLDRFQRQRGRFPKAVRPVRVVIATGQLVAPTLAREVLPVLRKVAGLEVDLVPVVNRFFGGGVTVSGLLTGRDILEQVRDRMPADLLLIPPNCRNADGLFLDDWDGGQLSRELDVPLFAPAENFSELFAYLKKS, from the coding sequence ATGAAAATTAGCGTTGTCCATGACAGTTCTCCGGCAGCACGCCTCGGCTTGCTGCCCGGGGATGAACTGCTCCGCATCGATAACCATGAAATCCGGGATCCCATCGATTTTCAGTTTTACTCGGCGGAGGAGGAATATAGCCTGGTGCTCCGTCGCGGCACCCGGGAGTGGCGCGTTGAGGTCAGCCCGGAGGAGAGCGGTTGGCTCGGCCTTGAATTTGCCAACATGGAGTACCGCTGCTGCGGCAATCGCTGTGTTTTCTGCTTTGTCGACCAGAACCCGAGCGGATTACGGGATGCTCTCTATTTCAAGGATGAGGATTTCCGGCTCTCTTTTCTCTATGGCAATTATGTCACCCTGACCAATGTCACCGGCGACCACCTGGCGCGTATCGTCGAGCAGAGACTCTCCCCGTTGTACATTTCGGTGCACAGCACCGAAGACGACGTGCGCAGGAAAATGCTGGGCCTGCGCGGCAATGACCGCCTGATGGAAAAAATCGCCTTGCTCGCGGAGGGTGGGATCGAACTGCACGCCCAGATCGTGTTGTGTCCGGGCTGGAATGATGGCCTCCATCTGGAGCGAACCCTGACAGATCTGGCCCGATTCTCTCCTGCGGTGCGCTCCGTGGCCATCGTTCCCCTCGGTCTCACCGGACATCGTGTTGGTCTGACGCCGCTGCAACCGGTCACGCCAGCTGATGCGGCGGCGGTGCTGGATCAGGAGAAAGCCTGGGAACGCCGTTTCCGCGCCAAACAAGGGAGTGCGTTTGTCTATCTGGCGGACGAATTCTATCTACTCAGCGGCCGGCCTCTGCCGAGGGCTGCGCGCTACGATGACTTTTTCCAGATCGAGAACGGTGTCGGCATGACCCGGCATTTCCTCGACCGTTTTCAGCGCCAGAGAGGGCGCTTCCCGAAAGCGGTCAGACCGGTACGGGTGGTCATCGCGACCGGGCAGCTGGTCGCTCCGACCCTCGCCCGCGAGGTGCTCCCGGTTCTTCGGAAAGTTGCAGGACTGGAGGTGGATCTGGTGCCGGTGGTCAACCGGTTCTTCGGTGGTGGCGTGACTGTTTCCGGCCTGTTGACCGGTAGGGATATTCTGGAGCAGGTTCGCGACCGGATGCCCGCCGACCTCCTGCTGATACCGCCCAACTGCCGCAACGCTGACGGCTTGTTTCTCGATGATTGGGATGGTGGCCAACTCTCCCGCGAACTCGATGTGCCGCTCTTCGCTCCGGCGGAAAATTTTAGCGAACTGTTTGCCTATCTGAAGAAATCATGA
- a CDS encoding AI-2E family transporter, translating into MNPNQPKYDVFEILFIVFVVMLLAMFFWTMRVALIPPLLAIILAAILAPLYNNPIARRLLILVVVVFALWFIRDTLDILTPFMIAFGLAYLFDPLVTRLERRNVPRLLSVSIIVILSVGAFVLVLILSIPRIINEIGNLVSFFMGLPPRISTWINEDGAAIFGRTQEDIAKIQEILNREVSGRLARMSDTLIQKGVHFTQTLPSIMPKVLYLVLTPFLFFYILKDFHKVRRWILELLPIETSWVVREYVEKVDSIIAGFFRGQFIVCVIVGVLTTTILLLLRVEYALLIGIMAGALNIVPYVGLAITLFVGILTAIASPGPMVTCLKIILAVESVRILENSVLSPRIVGNRVGLHPVWVIFSILIFAHFLGFVGLILAVPLAASLKIFISVGIHSYRRKIWRRTRNEN; encoded by the coding sequence ATGAATCCGAATCAGCCTAAATACGACGTTTTCGAGATCCTCTTCATCGTCTTCGTGGTCATGTTGCTGGCCATGTTCTTCTGGACCATGCGCGTCGCCTTGATTCCACCCTTGCTGGCGATCATTCTCGCAGCGATCCTCGCTCCGCTGTACAACAACCCGATCGCCCGCCGACTGCTGATCCTGGTGGTCGTTGTTTTCGCTCTCTGGTTCATTCGCGATACCCTGGATATTTTGACCCCCTTCATGATCGCCTTTGGACTGGCCTATCTCTTCGATCCGCTGGTGACCCGTCTGGAGCGCCGGAATGTACCCCGCCTCCTCAGTGTCAGCATTATCGTCATTCTCAGCGTTGGTGCCTTCGTGCTTGTGCTGATCCTCTCAATTCCTAGAATCATCAACGAAATCGGAAACCTCGTCTCTTTCTTCATGGGCCTGCCGCCTAGGATAAGCACCTGGATCAACGAGGATGGCGCGGCGATTTTTGGCCGGACCCAGGAGGATATTGCCAAGATCCAGGAAATCCTCAACCGCGAGGTATCAGGGCGTCTGGCGCGGATGTCCGATACGCTCATCCAGAAGGGGGTTCACTTCACCCAAACCCTGCCATCCATCATGCCCAAGGTCCTCTACCTGGTGCTGACGCCCTTTCTCTTCTTTTATATCCTTAAGGATTTTCACAAGGTGCGGCGCTGGATCCTCGAACTGCTCCCGATCGAGACCAGCTGGGTGGTCCGGGAATATGTGGAAAAAGTGGACTCGATCATCGCCGGATTCTTCCGTGGCCAGTTCATCGTCTGTGTTATTGTGGGGGTGCTGACCACCACGATTCTGCTGCTGCTGCGCGTCGAGTACGCCCTGCTGATCGGCATTATGGCGGGTGCGCTGAATATCGTGCCGTATGTCGGCCTTGCGATCACCCTCTTTGTCGGCATTCTGACCGCCATCGCCAGCCCGGGACCGATGGTGACCTGCCTGAAAATCATCCTTGCGGTGGAAAGCGTGCGCATTCTGGAAAATTCGGTGCTCTCGCCGCGTATCGTCGGCAACCGAGTCGGCTTGCACCCGGTCTGGGTTATCTTTTCTATCCTGATCTTCGCCCACTTTCTCGGCTTTGTCGGATTGATCCTCGCCGTCCCGCTGGCTGCTTCGCTCAAGATTTTCATCTCTGTGGGCATCCATTCCTACCGGCGTAAAATTTGGCGCCGAACACGCAATGAAAATTAG